A portion of the Candidatus Poribacteria bacterium genome contains these proteins:
- a CDS encoding TIM barrel protein, whose product MSTPRLSVSTWSLHRQLGKPGFTGPTHDMQIPLETHNQGPISLLELPARVAEFGIRTLEICHFHLPSVEKSYLTELRAALADADVELFSVLIDDGDITHPSDAARDIAWIEKWIDIAGELGAKCARVIGGKADPSAETVAQSREVLSQLTERADIAGIRLMSENWFSIFSTPENVNTILDGLDGKVGLCLDFGNWRGDTKYEDLAAIAPLAESCHTKAHFAAPREMDKEDYVQCLKLTQEAGFAGPHTLIYDGPGDDEWEGLALEREVVNPYLN is encoded by the coding sequence ATGTCAACACCTCGTCTTTCAGTCTCAACCTGGAGTTTGCATCGCCAACTCGGGAAACCCGGATTCACCGGACCCACGCACGATATGCAGATCCCCCTCGAAACCCACAATCAGGGACCCATTTCACTCTTGGAACTACCTGCACGTGTTGCCGAATTCGGCATTCGCACCTTAGAGATTTGCCATTTCCATCTGCCCTCTGTCGAGAAGTCTTATCTCACTGAACTTCGCGCCGCACTTGCAGATGCTGATGTTGAACTCTTTTCTGTGTTGATTGATGATGGCGACATCACGCATCCATCTGATGCAGCGCGCGACATCGCGTGGATTGAGAAGTGGATCGACATTGCTGGTGAACTTGGTGCGAAGTGCGCACGTGTCATCGGTGGTAAAGCGGATCCGTCTGCTGAAACTGTGGCACAGAGCCGTGAGGTCCTCTCGCAGCTCACCGAACGCGCCGATATCGCAGGCATCCGCCTGATGAGCGAAAACTGGTTCTCTATCTTCTCTACCCCTGAAAACGTCAACACCATTTTAGACGGATTAGACGGTAAGGTGGGACTCTGTCTCGATTTCGGTAACTGGCGTGGCGATACGAAATACGAAGACCTCGCCGCGATTGCGCCGTTAGCAGAGTCGTGTCATACCAAAGCCCATTTCGCTGCGCCGCGCGAAATGGACAAAGAAGATTACGTGCAATGCCTTAAACTCACTCAAGAAGCGGGTTTCGCCGGACCCCATACCCTCATCTACGATGGACCCGGTGATGACGAATGGGAAGGCTTGGCACTGGAGCGTGAAGTCGTGAACCCGTATCTCAATTAG
- a CDS encoding N-6 DNA methylase, which produces MSQAHLAYESRVNLGSYYTPPEIVNIAWKMIAPYLNSQTTVIDSACGYGDFLKNCGQATTIGCDIDETAISVAKKNNNKVRFFQTNALCDVSRAKFGIPQQSHLIVVGNPPYNDKTSLIRHSIKDIDFDIDEDIASRDLGISFLRSYNKLEADLICVLHPLSYLIKPTNFRHLKEFTANYRLIEGLLISSSEFPESAKHTSFPIVLALYQRDTQGMEYSFIRSFRFRIAGKDNQKRAAPIKPQRGVMFIEDFCLGDFDYITGYVDKYPKKKRSISAERNSHHSEKDNPLFFWTMRDINALKRNRTFVESYSANTIVIDKRKLDYYAYIDVFKRNLHRLPFYFGNCDVLIDDELFREYKSAFISETIRHHPFLKKHFQINPIARKQAASGLDTYFKSLLGQHHI; this is translated from the coding sequence ATGAGTCAAGCACACTTAGCGTATGAGAGTAGAGTGAATTTGGGGAGCTACTACACGCCGCCTGAAATTGTAAATATAGCGTGGAAGATGATCGCGCCTTACCTGAATTCACAGACCACTGTCATTGATAGTGCGTGTGGATACGGGGATTTTCTGAAAAATTGTGGGCAGGCTACCACAATTGGGTGCGATATAGACGAAACTGCAATCAGCGTAGCGAAAAAAAACAATAATAAAGTTCGGTTCTTTCAAACAAATGCTTTGTGTGATGTATCAAGAGCAAAATTCGGTATTCCTCAGCAGTCTCATTTGATAGTGGTTGGAAACCCACCCTATAACGATAAAACATCGCTTATTCGCCACAGTATCAAAGACATTGATTTTGACATCGATGAAGATATAGCGAGTCGGGATTTAGGTATATCGTTTCTCCGTTCCTACAATAAACTCGAAGCAGACCTCATTTGTGTTTTGCATCCACTGTCCTATTTAATCAAGCCTACCAATTTTAGACACTTAAAGGAGTTCACTGCAAATTACAGACTGATAGAGGGTCTACTCATCAGCAGTTCGGAATTTCCTGAATCCGCGAAACACACGTCCTTTCCAATTGTTCTCGCGCTTTACCAGAGAGACACGCAAGGAATGGAATATAGTTTCATCCGTTCTTTTCGTTTTCGTATAGCGGGTAAAGATAACCAAAAGCGCGCAGCACCGATAAAGCCCCAGCGGGGCGTAATGTTTATAGAAGATTTTTGCCTTGGCGACTTCGATTATATTACGGGTTACGTCGATAAATATCCAAAGAAGAAGCGATCGATATCTGCGGAGAGAAACAGCCATCATTCGGAAAAAGATAATCCTCTGTTTTTTTGGACAATGCGAGACATCAATGCCCTAAAAAGAAATCGTACCTTTGTTGAAAGTTATAGCGCGAATACGATCGTGATTGACAAACGAAAATTAGATTACTATGCATACATAGATGTGTTTAAAAGAAACCTGCATAGACTTCCTTTCTATTTCGGGAATTGTGATGTGCTTATAGATGATGAATTGTTCAGGGAATATAAATCTGCTTTCATTAGTGAGACTATTAGACATCACCCTTTCTTGAAAAAGCATTTTCAGATAAATCCGATAGCGAGGAAACAAGCAGCGTCTGGATTAGATACGTATTTCAAATCGTTGTTAGGACAGCATCATATTTAG
- a CDS encoding alpha/beta fold hydrolase yields the protein MFSEIRNEHGERLDYTFHEGKGDRIVVIGHGVTGNKDRPALVALAEGLAAAGISALRFSFSGNGESEGAFTDSTITKEVADLGKIIDALSDYKVCYVGHSMGGAVGVLRAATDERIEALVSLAGMVHTKAFAEREFSDATPDEGFMWDEPDCPLSQAYMDDMATIDSVAKRASKFGGPWLLVHGSEDDIVPIQDSIDVLQFANEPTELLELPGVDHVFSGDGTAVMVEKVVAWIDGNL from the coding sequence ATGTTTAGCGAAATTAGAAATGAACATGGTGAACGCCTCGATTACACCTTTCACGAAGGCAAAGGCGATAGAATTGTGGTGATTGGACACGGGGTCACCGGTAATAAAGACAGACCTGCTCTTGTCGCTTTGGCAGAAGGACTCGCCGCGGCTGGTATCTCTGCCTTGCGCTTCTCCTTTTCCGGCAACGGTGAATCGGAAGGGGCGTTTACAGATTCCACTATCACCAAAGAGGTTGCGGACCTCGGTAAAATTATTGACGCACTCAGCGATTATAAAGTCTGCTATGTCGGACACAGCATGGGGGGTGCCGTTGGCGTGCTGCGTGCCGCCACGGATGAACGCATTGAAGCACTGGTCTCGCTTGCGGGGATGGTACACACGAAAGCGTTTGCAGAACGTGAATTCAGTGATGCTACACCCGACGAAGGCTTCATGTGGGATGAGCCCGATTGTCCGCTCTCACAAGCCTATATGGACGACATGGCAACAATCGACAGCGTTGCGAAACGTGCCAGTAAATTTGGAGGTCCATGGCTGTTAGTTCACGGTTCAGAGGACGATATTGTGCCAATTCAAGATAGTATTGATGTTCTTCAGTTTGCAAACGAACCGACAGAACTCCTTGAACTCCCCGGTGTAGACCACGTCTTTTCTGGCGATGGCACCGCTGTTATGGTGGAAAAAGTCGTGGCGTGGATTGATGGAAACTTATAA
- a CDS encoding xanthine dehydrogenase family protein molybdopterin-binding subunit, whose product MSDYTVVGQKVARVDAVEKVTGAAQYGADVHPPGMLYGKIVRSKQAHANILSIDTSEAEKLPGVRAIITQDDVPSGRRVFATDKVLYLGEPLAAVAATDPDIAEEAAELIKIEYEVLPVVQDVMEAITPSAPRLHGDDTKDGPNRREISTQIRKLSRDRENDHSDEISKLEAELENYPDEVYYNISAESHSEAGDVEKGFAESDVVVEDTYVIPRVHQTYMEPHVSVASADSSGKITVWASTQGPFAIRSGIAGTLGIPLTQINVIGTTMGGGFGGRFGVIITHVPAVLLSQKTGRPVRVQMTREEEFTDGRPAPGCVIKLKTGATKDGHIVAREAVAFWDSGSVSGASIGSTIRVRGVYKIPNLKVSAYGVHTNKSGTAAYRAPGAPQAIFAGESQLDEIAERIGMDPVKFRLMNMREEGDAVPAGAAEPKVGYKETLEAVADAAGWWDREAGENQGWGVAVGDWTNGCGPGGVYVSVHEDGSVRIFHGSMDITGTDTAISQIIAEILTVPYESVTIRRGDTDSAPYSTGSGGSVVTFTMGNTAKLAAEDAHRRILELASERLNMNVDNLELRDGEVHVISADPPKSISLGELAAYSLSTTGGPIVGKGSFARQPSTPALAAQIAKVEVDPDTGRTRVLKLVASQDVGFAINPMAVEGQIEGGTVQGYAWAMMEEMQYGEEGNINPGFVDYRVPTSADLPTVESVIVEVPAPNGPYGAKGVGEPPITPTLATMANAVKDAIGVRINELPIKPEKVIDALKNNGHGV is encoded by the coding sequence ATGTCAGATTATACTGTTGTTGGGCAAAAAGTCGCACGGGTTGATGCTGTGGAGAAAGTGACGGGTGCTGCCCAATACGGTGCAGATGTCCATCCGCCCGGTATGCTCTACGGGAAAATCGTCCGTAGTAAACAGGCGCATGCCAATATACTCAGCATCGACACCAGCGAAGCCGAAAAACTTCCCGGTGTCAGGGCGATCATTACGCAAGATGATGTGCCAAGCGGTAGAAGAGTTTTCGCAACCGATAAAGTACTGTACTTAGGCGAACCGCTCGCTGCTGTTGCTGCAACCGATCCGGATATCGCTGAGGAAGCCGCTGAACTCATTAAGATTGAATACGAAGTTCTACCGGTTGTGCAGGATGTCATGGAAGCGATCACGCCTTCTGCACCAAGACTGCACGGGGACGACACAAAGGACGGACCGAATCGGCGAGAAATCAGCACACAAATCCGGAAACTCTCTCGCGATAGGGAGAACGATCACAGCGACGAAATCAGCAAGCTTGAAGCAGAATTAGAGAATTATCCTGATGAAGTCTACTATAACATCTCCGCCGAAAGCCATTCCGAAGCGGGTGATGTTGAAAAAGGATTTGCTGAATCCGATGTCGTTGTTGAAGATACGTACGTGATTCCACGGGTACATCAAACCTACATGGAGCCGCACGTCTCTGTCGCCAGTGCAGATTCATCTGGTAAAATTACTGTTTGGGCATCCACCCAAGGTCCGTTTGCGATCCGTTCCGGTATCGCTGGAACGCTTGGTATTCCGTTGACGCAAATTAACGTCATCGGTACAACAATGGGCGGCGGTTTTGGTGGACGTTTTGGTGTTATCATCACGCACGTTCCAGCCGTGCTGCTCTCACAGAAAACAGGTCGTCCTGTTCGTGTGCAGATGACGCGCGAAGAGGAATTCACCGATGGCAGACCGGCACCCGGATGTGTTATCAAACTCAAAACAGGTGCTACGAAGGACGGGCACATCGTCGCACGGGAAGCAGTCGCCTTTTGGGACTCAGGTTCCGTTTCCGGCGCATCCATCGGCAGCACGATTCGAGTCCGCGGGGTCTACAAGATTCCAAACCTCAAAGTAAGTGCTTACGGTGTTCACACCAATAAATCCGGTACAGCTGCCTATAGGGCACCGGGTGCGCCACAAGCCATTTTCGCAGGTGAGTCCCAACTCGACGAGATTGCTGAGCGTATCGGCATGGATCCCGTTAAATTCCGCCTGATGAACATGCGCGAAGAAGGCGATGCCGTCCCCGCAGGCGCAGCTGAACCGAAAGTCGGTTACAAAGAGACCTTAGAAGCGGTTGCTGATGCCGCCGGATGGTGGGATCGGGAAGCAGGTGAAAATCAAGGCTGGGGCGTTGCCGTTGGTGATTGGACGAACGGCTGTGGACCGGGTGGTGTCTACGTTTCTGTCCACGAAGATGGTAGTGTCCGTATTTTCCACGGATCTATGGACATCACGGGAACAGATACAGCGATTTCCCAGATTATCGCTGAAATCCTAACAGTGCCGTATGAAAGCGTCACAATCCGACGCGGCGACACGGATTCCGCACCGTATTCTACTGGTTCAGGCGGCAGCGTTGTCACCTTCACAATGGGCAACACTGCTAAGTTAGCGGCTGAAGATGCGCATCGGCGGATTCTTGAACTCGCTTCAGAACGACTCAATATGAATGTAGATAATCTTGAGCTTAGAGATGGAGAGGTTCACGTTATCTCAGCTGACCCGCCGAAGTCAATTTCATTGGGTGAACTCGCGGCGTATAGTCTGTCCACAACCGGTGGTCCTATTGTTGGGAAAGGTTCCTTCGCGCGGCAACCCAGTACACCTGCACTCGCGGCGCAGATTGCCAAAGTTGAGGTAGACCCAGATACTGGCAGAACCAGAGTCCTTAAGCTCGTCGCTTCGCAAGATGTCGGCTTCGCTATCAACCCAATGGCGGTTGAAGGGCAGATTGAAGGTGGAACGGTACAAGGCTACGCATGGGCGATGATGGAAGAGATGCAGTACGGTGAAGAAGGGAACATCAATCCCGGCTTCGTCGATTACCGCGTTCCAACTTCCGCAGACCTCCCAACGGTAGAGTCCGTTATTGTCGAAGTGCCAGCACCGAATGGTCCCTACGGTGCCAAAGGGGTCGGTGAACCGCCTATCACGCCAACGTTGGCAACGATGGCAAATGCCGTTAAAGATGCTATCGGCGTACGGATTAACGAGCTACCGATTAAACCTGAGAAGGTTATTGATGCCCTGAAAAACAACGGGCATGGCGTGTAG
- a CDS encoding (2Fe-2S)-binding protein, protein MAKHPVSLTVNGDEHDLLIEPRKTLLAVLRDTIGLTGTKEGCSTGDCGACTVIVDGKAVTSCMVLGVTASGKEITTIEGLASDGELHPVQQAFIDTGGYQCGFCTPGFIMASKALLDENPNRSEEEFRHALGGNICRCTGYTKILEAILQAAEEIR, encoded by the coding sequence ATGGCAAAACATCCTGTCAGTCTAACGGTTAATGGAGACGAACACGATTTACTTATTGAACCGCGCAAAACCTTACTCGCAGTGCTTCGCGATACGATCGGTTTGACAGGTACCAAAGAGGGATGTAGCACAGGCGACTGTGGTGCTTGCACTGTTATCGTTGATGGCAAAGCCGTCACGTCCTGTATGGTACTCGGTGTCACCGCCTCTGGCAAAGAAATTACGACCATTGAAGGTCTCGCCAGCGATGGTGAACTCCATCCCGTTCAACAAGCATTTATCGACACGGGCGGTTATCAGTGTGGTTTCTGTACGCCGGGTTTTATCATGGCATCAAAGGCACTCTTAGATGAGAACCCCAATCGGAGCGAAGAGGAATTCAGACATGCGCTCGGTGGGAATATATGCCGTTGTACCGGATATACAAAAATTCTCGAAGCAATTTTGCAAGCGGCAGAAGAGATCCGCTAA
- a CDS encoding xanthine dehydrogenase family protein subunit M — MKSFEFHEPTTLAEASRLFAEEHSQLLAGGTDLVIGMKALIETPQSVISLQKIPGLTDITTEADNSISIGAMAKVREIEISADIQQHHTALAEGAAEIGSIQIRNLATIGGNIAHASPAADTVAGLLVADAQVDIASADGERTVPIDELFTGPGQTVLAPGEIITRFRLPSPASGSHYIKHKIREVMDLAFIGVAAAINLDNGTITNARIGLAAVAPTPIRATEAEDLLNGNAPTAELVEQAGEAAAAASSPISDLRCSAEHRKEMVDVLTRRTLQQALERASG; from the coding sequence TTGAAAAGTTTTGAGTTTCATGAACCTACGACCCTAGCGGAAGCCTCCCGCCTGTTTGCAGAAGAGCATTCACAGCTTCTTGCAGGCGGAACGGACCTCGTTATCGGTATGAAGGCACTTATCGAAACACCACAGTCTGTGATTAGTTTACAGAAGATCCCAGGGTTGACTGACATCACCACTGAAGCCGATAATAGCATCAGCATCGGTGCGATGGCGAAGGTGCGGGAAATTGAGATCTCCGCAGATATTCAGCAACACCATACTGCACTGGCGGAAGGTGCCGCAGAAATCGGTTCTATCCAAATTCGGAATCTTGCAACTATCGGTGGAAACATCGCGCACGCTTCCCCAGCAGCAGACACGGTCGCTGGCTTGCTTGTCGCTGATGCCCAGGTCGATATCGCAAGTGCTGATGGCGAACGCACCGTGCCAATTGACGAACTTTTCACCGGACCCGGGCAGACCGTCTTAGCACCCGGTGAGATAATCACGCGCTTTCGTTTACCAAGTCCCGCATCCGGTTCGCACTATATCAAGCACAAAATTCGTGAAGTCATGGATTTAGCGTTTATTGGTGTCGCGGCCGCTATTAATTTGGACAATGGTACAATAACGAACGCTCGAATTGGGCTTGCCGCTGTCGCACCTACACCGATTCGCGCGACAGAAGCAGAGGATCTCCTAAATGGAAACGCACCTACAGCAGAACTTGTTGAACAAGCAGGCGAAGCAGCGGCAGCTGCCTCGAGTCCTATATCGGATCTACGGTGCTCCGCTGAACATCGCAAGGAGATGGTCGATGTCCTTACAAGGCGAACCCTCCAGCAAGCCTTAGAAAGAGCAAGTGGATAA
- a CDS encoding Gfo/Idh/MocA family oxidoreductase, translating to MAKRIKIGIIGCGMISGSHVNGYLAHPQHAEIVAVCDTVDANVKRRHAEVLSGAASRAQAATEEAAKADIAEAREELKANAALWAEYADNGVKIFSDYNEMIKECDLDAVSLATPPFVHEGPTVAAAQAGKHVFCEKPMARTATEARNMRDACDAAGVKLAYQSGGTCLDPTSYAIRDYVTSGKLGDVYYGRLTSYRVRGRPNVDMFGFGRWFLNSAYSGGGTVYDTGVYDINRSIYLLGSPQPATISGIAYRGMLPEYTGEEINDVEEHVSIFVRFTNGMSFTYEHGWAGNLAEHPQGIFIFGSLGSFSGNKLFLEKGKWDTDDQGNRRRYQSDLVETPLELPNRPFPDKFRDFLDACNSDAQPASNGDVGLKVTEIMSGSLLSAKLGREISVEELYEIEALRTEPTPGWPIP from the coding sequence ATGGCAAAACGGATTAAAATCGGGATTATCGGATGCGGCATGATATCCGGTTCACATGTCAACGGGTATCTCGCACATCCGCAGCACGCCGAAATCGTCGCTGTCTGCGACACAGTAGATGCGAATGTAAAGCGTCGCCACGCAGAAGTCCTGTCGGGTGCAGCGTCACGCGCACAAGCCGCAACTGAGGAAGCAGCAAAGGCAGACATAGCAGAAGCACGCGAGGAATTGAAAGCAAACGCGGCACTCTGGGCAGAATATGCCGACAATGGTGTTAAAATCTTTAGCGACTACAATGAGATGATCAAGGAATGCGATTTAGATGCCGTCAGTCTTGCAACTCCGCCGTTTGTCCATGAGGGTCCCACCGTTGCAGCTGCGCAAGCTGGAAAACACGTCTTCTGCGAAAAGCCGATGGCACGTACAGCGACAGAGGCAAGGAACATGCGTGACGCATGCGACGCGGCTGGCGTTAAACTCGCATATCAGAGCGGTGGTACATGCCTTGATCCAACGAGTTATGCTATCCGGGACTACGTCACCTCTGGAAAACTTGGCGATGTCTATTACGGCAGACTCACGAGTTACCGCGTTCGCGGCAGACCCAATGTTGATATGTTCGGCTTCGGCAGATGGTTCCTCAATTCCGCCTATAGCGGCGGTGGCACGGTATACGACACGGGTGTCTACGATATAAACCGTTCTATCTATCTACTCGGTTCTCCACAACCTGCTACCATCAGTGGTATCGCCTATCGGGGTATGCTCCCTGAATACACGGGTGAAGAGATCAACGACGTTGAGGAACACGTGTCAATTTTTGTCCGATTCACCAACGGCATGTCCTTTACGTATGAACACGGCTGGGCAGGCAATTTGGCAGAACATCCGCAAGGCATTTTCATCTTCGGTTCTCTGGGTTCGTTCAGCGGCAATAAACTCTTTCTTGAGAAAGGGAAGTGGGATACTGATGATCAGGGTAACCGCAGACGTTATCAAAGCGACCTCGTCGAAACGCCGTTAGAGCTGCCAAATAGACCCTTCCCTGATAAGTTCCGAGATTTCCTTGATGCCTGTAACAGCGACGCGCAACCCGCCAGCAACGGAGATGTCGGTTTGAAGGTTACAGAGATTATGAGCGGTTCGCTTTTGTCAGCGAAACTTGGACGCGAAATCAGCGTAGAAGAACTTTATGAAATAGAAGCACTCCGCACTGAACCGACACCCGGTTGGCCGATTCCATAA
- a CDS encoding aldolase/citrate lyase family protein → MSLKQRIHSKEAIKIAGVPFGCTRDEMEAALSQDDYDLIGTDHQHGPANEDTLVEYCKMANEFGIGVQLRIKHTRHAYLIGNLLDLGPLAIVVPQVEKIETVDEAIDAFYYPQKGKRSWGPSSGYGIDRGMDRLEYAEWWNNTGILILQIESVDAVINVRKLAKPGVDMVTFGENDLNFSIESYPSSPFKNLQECIAHVETQLADTHVKVGAGASPSGNL, encoded by the coding sequence ATGTCCTTAAAACAACGCATCCACAGTAAAGAAGCGATTAAGATCGCCGGTGTCCCCTTCGGCTGCACCCGTGACGAGATGGAAGCCGCTCTTAGCCAAGACGACTACGATTTAATCGGGACTGACCACCAGCATGGACCGGCGAACGAAGATACACTCGTCGAATATTGCAAGATGGCAAACGAATTCGGTATCGGTGTGCAACTTCGCATCAAACACACCCGTCACGCTTATCTCATAGGTAACCTATTGGATCTCGGTCCGCTCGCAATTGTCGTGCCACAAGTCGAGAAAATCGAAACGGTGGACGAGGCAATCGATGCGTTCTATTATCCGCAGAAAGGAAAACGGAGTTGGGGTCCCAGTAGTGGATACGGGATCGACCGCGGCATGGACCGCCTTGAATACGCTGAGTGGTGGAATAACACCGGTATCCTTATCTTACAGATTGAGTCCGTTGATGCTGTCATCAACGTCCGAAAATTGGCGAAACCGGGCGTGGATATGGTAACTTTCGGCGAGAACGATTTGAATTTTAGCATAGAGTCATATCCGAGTTCTCCGTTTAAGAACCTTCAAGAGTGTATCGCCCACGTAGAAACTCAGTTGGCAGATACACACGTCAAAGTAGGTGCCGGAGCCTCGCCATCAGGAAATCTATAA
- a CDS encoding DPP IV N-terminal domain-containing protein, whose product MKRILTYVVLAAVLLLSDGLLFIANWADAAGNDRISFTSNRAGNFDIYVMDVNGERLRNVTNHPTDEFGPWVPAPLPVHTWSPDGRFLAYVSGRDGSFKVYVMDTRTQKHRRLTHHHESEWSPAWSPDGKWIAFVSRDPKEVRQGKTTDHIYKTDINGADVIQLTPPGSGHGHPAWSSDSKQIAFFSHKRHRQQGLHIMNADGEKLRRVPDGNIQAMKGIFGNQCAWSPDGKQIAFSLYMPQAQREHLCVIDVDGENFRQLTRGGPIEGERMLEKREPVEAPAVPLPLTDWLPWISSPAWSPDGKWIAYVYSDRVLWQTADIYIIDAEGNGPGKPLVEGVGQDLSPAWVPEGFLSVSPGAEKQTTLWGRLKQIDK is encoded by the coding sequence ATGAAACGCATCTTAACTTATGTGGTATTAGCGGCTGTCCTGCTTCTAAGTGACGGTCTACTGTTCATAGCCAATTGGGCAGACGCTGCGGGAAATGATCGGATCTCTTTTACTTCCAATCGAGCGGGAAATTTTGATATCTATGTCATGGATGTCAATGGTGAACGCCTCCGCAACGTGACGAACCACCCGACGGACGAGTTTGGTCCCTGGGTTCCTGCACCGCTGCCTGTTCATACATGGTCGCCGGATGGTCGTTTCTTGGCTTATGTCTCCGGCAGAGACGGGAGTTTTAAGGTTTATGTCATGGATACAAGAACACAGAAACATCGGCGGCTCACACATCACCACGAGAGCGAATGGTCCCCAGCATGGTCACCCGATGGTAAGTGGATTGCCTTCGTCTCTCGGGATCCCAAAGAGGTGCGCCAAGGCAAAACAACCGACCACATCTACAAAACGGATATCAACGGTGCCGATGTGATCCAGCTGACACCGCCTGGGAGTGGGCACGGACACCCGGCGTGGTCGTCAGATAGCAAACAGATTGCATTTTTCTCCCACAAGCGGCATAGGCAGCAAGGTCTCCATATTATGAACGCGGATGGGGAAAAGTTGAGACGGGTTCCTGATGGCAATATCCAAGCGATGAAAGGCATTTTCGGAAATCAATGTGCGTGGTCGCCGGATGGCAAGCAGATCGCTTTTAGTCTCTATATGCCTCAAGCCCAGCGGGAGCACTTATGTGTAATTGATGTGGACGGCGAAAACTTTCGCCAACTCACCCGAGGGGGTCCCATAGAGGGAGAAAGGATGTTGGAGAAACGTGAACCTGTGGAGGCACCCGCCGTTCCGCTGCCCCTGACTGATTGGCTTCCATGGATTAGTTCCCCGGCGTGGTCGCCTGATGGCAAATGGATTGCTTATGTTTATTCAGATAGAGTACTCTGGCAAACCGCTGACATTTATATTATAGACGCTGAGGGCAACGGACCCGGAAAACCGCTTGTGGAGGGTGTGGGGCAAGACCTATCTCCTGCGTGGGTGCCGGAGGGGTTTCTCTCTGTTTCACCGGGTGCGGAGAAGCAGACGACGCTTTGGGGTAGACTCAAGCAAATCGACAAATAA
- a CDS encoding phytanoyl-CoA dioxygenase family protein yields the protein MHTIHSTLTEEEKWYFDLHGFLVLRNVISKDEIEEMLKVLQHWLTIDEADIPPPLDRGRQEPCKTHIGHIQYGHRLFEDLAMNPHIMRVVAGLTMNAPRLFHCNFTMMTKHDAPQHFHRDDSGFKFPLGFRNPHNDYQAAAGHIYCSHIATWVALVDVPPGTGFCLVPGSHKSLFQTPPNLPVKHDPPTSITLPMAAGDVAIFSTNLLHDASPWTEDYPRMNIFQRYQLSVYFNETGKGGYPFDEHRDKISDAQHELESLSKEVKAAVKPVLPNGGGECV from the coding sequence ATGCATACCATCCATTCCACATTGACGGAAGAGGAGAAGTGGTACTTCGATTTACACGGGTTTCTCGTTTTGCGGAATGTTATATCGAAGGACGAGATTGAGGAGATGTTAAAGGTGCTTCAGCATTGGTTGACGATTGATGAAGCCGACATCCCACCGCCGCTCGACCGTGGGCGACAGGAACCTTGTAAAACACACATTGGGCATATCCAATATGGGCATCGTCTCTTTGAAGACCTCGCGATGAATCCCCACATCATGCGGGTTGTGGCGGGCTTGACAATGAACGCCCCACGTCTATTTCACTGCAATTTCACGATGATGACGAAACACGATGCGCCGCAACATTTTCATCGTGATGATAGCGGTTTTAAATTCCCTCTCGGATTTCGCAATCCGCACAACGATTATCAGGCTGCTGCTGGACATATCTATTGTAGCCACATTGCGACGTGGGTTGCTCTCGTAGATGTACCCCCCGGAACCGGTTTTTGTCTTGTCCCTGGCAGTCATAAATCTCTGTTTCAGACACCGCCTAATTTACCCGTGAAGCACGATCCACCCACCTCAATTACATTGCCGATGGCGGCGGGTGATGTGGCGATTTTCTCGACGAATCTGCTCCACGATGCAAGTCCATGGACGGAGGATTACCCGCGCATGAATATCTTTCAACGTTACCAACTGAGTGTTTATTTCAATGAGACTGGAAAGGGCGGATACCCTTTTGACGAACATCGCGATAAGATCTCGGATGCACAACATGAACTGGAATCATTATCAAAAGAGGTAAAGGCGGCGGTGAAACCCGTTTTACCTAATGGAGGTGGAGAATGCGTTTAA